The nucleotide window ACTACGACAAGTTCGACCGCGCCTTTGCCGCCTACTTCAAGGGCGTGGAGATGATTGCCGACTTCACCAAGGACATTCCACTGGAGTGGCTGCGCAAGAATTTGGAGCTGAACCTCAGCCCCGAAGAACTCGCCAAGATCCAAAAGATGGGCTGGGACGAATTGATGGAAACCATCAAGAAGCGCCTGGAAGAGCAGAAGGAACGCCACGAAGGCGGCAGCAAGTGGATTGGCACAGGCGGGACCTCGCCGTTCGGCGCCAATGGGCAGAACCCGCAAGGTATCCGCATCGGGCAGGACAAGGGGCGCAACAAGAGCGCGGTCAAGGTCTGGGACCAGCGCGCCTACAAGGATTACGACGACACCCAGGAGCTCGGCACGCGCAACATCAAGGTCGCGCTGCGCCGCCTGCGTAAGTTCGCGCGCGAGGGCCATGAAGACGAGCTGGATCTGGACGAAACCATCAGCCGCACAGCGGCCAACGCCGGCTACCTGGACATAAAGATGCGCCCCGAGCGGCACAACAACGTCAAAGTATTGCTGCTGATGGACGTGGGAGGCACGATGGACGAACACATCGCGCGTGTGGAAGAGTTGTTCAGCGCCACCAAGACCGAGTTCAAACACCTGGAGTTTTATTACTTCCACAACTGCGTCTACGACTTCATGTGGAAGAACAACCGACGCCGCTTTGCCGAAAAGTTCGAGACCTGGGACATCATCCGCAAGTACAACAAAGACTACAAGCTGATCTTCGTGGGCGACGCCACCATGAGCCCTTACGAAATTTTGCAGCCCGGTGGCAGCGTGGAATACAACAACGAAGAAGCGGGCGCTGAATGGCTGCAGCGCCTGATCCACGCCTTCCCCAAATTCGCCTGGATCAACCCCGAGCCCCAAGGCGTCTGGCAATACCGCCAGAGCATCAGCGTCGTACAACAAATCATGCACAACCGCATGTATCCGCTGACCCTCAAGGGCCTCGAAGAGGCCATGCGGCATCTCACCAAATAGCGCCAGAGTCGGCCCTTACAATTCCGGGGCTCTGTCTCCGTAGTTCAATGGATAGAACGGCCCCCTCCTAAGGGGCAGATACAGGTTCGATTCCTGTCGGGGGCACCATTCCATCCATCCGAACGTGCGCCAACGCACCGACCGGCCCCCTTGATTGCCCGAAGCTTGGGCCACACGACGCAACACGTCGCCGTGATTAGCGTGATCTCCAACGACACGCCAAGCCTATTCACTTCAAGGAGCGCTCCATGAGTCTCGGAACCATACTGCTGATTATTCTTATCCTGTTCTTGGTGGGCGCACTACCCACCTGGCCGCACAGCCGAAGCTGGGGGTACGGGCCTACTGGCGGACTCGGGCTGGTTGTCCTCATCCTGGTCATTCTTTTGGTGATGGGGCGGATTTAGGCCTGCGCGCGCATCTGCGTAATGGTCTCGTGCAAATCGGCGGCCCAGGCGCGGCGGTCGCGACCTTCTGCCGATTGCGGATCGCCAAAGCGCACGACGGCAACCAGATCCTGTGTGCACAACGTGCGCCACAAGGAGCCAAGCAGGGTGTCGGCTCCAACATAACAGGGCGCAAAACTCTGTGCGCCCGTCACGCCATCCATGAAATGCAGCGCGACCGGATGGATGGGCGCGTGGGCCGAGATGGCGGCTTGCAGCAGGTTGGCGTGAAAAGGCAGCAACGCAACACCGTCACCGGTGGTGCCTTCTGGAAAAACCGCAAGAATATCGCCCGCCTGCAGGCGCTCGGCCATGTGGTGGACCACGCGCATGGCATCGCGGCGCGACTCACGTTCGATGTAGAGCGTGCCCGCGCCGGTGGCCAGTATTCCGACGATAGGCCAGTGCTGTACGTCAGCCTTGGAGATAAAGCGGCAGTGGCGTGCTGCGTGCATCACCACAATATCCAGCCAGGAGATATGGTTGGCGGCCAGCAGCACCGGACCGGTTTCAGGGGGCTGCCCCTCCACTACCAATTTGATAGCTAACCGCGCAAGCATGGCGCGGGCCCAGACCTGAACAGCCGCATTTTTTTCGGCCTGCGAGAGGTGTGAGAAGTTGAAGCGGATGGTCCACGCCCCCACCAACACGTGTACGGTCACGCGACACAGTCGCCAACAAGCGCGTAACTGCTTCATGCCCACGCTTGCCCGTCAAGCCTGGTAGGCAAGGTGCCCGCCGACCAGCGTGGCACGGACGCGCCCGGGCAGCTCCAGCCCGCCAAAGGGGGTGTGGCGCCCCTGGCTGCGCAGTGCAGCGGGCTCTACCGTCCAGGTGGC belongs to Rhodoferax saidenbachensis and includes:
- a CDS encoding lysophospholipid acyltransferase family protein; amino-acid sequence: MKQLRACWRLCRVTVHVLVGAWTIRFNFSHLSQAEKNAAVQVWARAMLARLAIKLVVEGQPPETGPVLLAANHISWLDIVVMHAARHCRFISKADVQHWPIVGILATGAGTLYIERESRRDAMRVVHHMAERLQAGDILAVFPEGTTGDGVALLPFHANLLQAAISAHAPIHPVALHFMDGVTGAQSFAPCYVGADTLLGSLWRTLCTQDLVAVVRFGDPQSAEGRDRRAWAADLHETITQMRAQA
- a CDS encoding DUF3309 family protein encodes the protein MSLGTILLIILILFLVGALPTWPHSRSWGYGPTGGLGLVVLILVILLVMGRI
- a CDS encoding vWA domain-containing protein, yielding MLLDFFYTLRSAKLPVSVKEYLTLLEALQKGVVGPNAPDPEDDAEPSGYKIDDFYYLSRTSLVKDEKHYDKFDRAFAAYFKGVEMIADFTKDIPLEWLRKNLELNLSPEELAKIQKMGWDELMETIKKRLEEQKERHEGGSKWIGTGGTSPFGANGQNPQGIRIGQDKGRNKSAVKVWDQRAYKDYDDTQELGTRNIKVALRRLRKFAREGHEDELDLDETISRTAANAGYLDIKMRPERHNNVKVLLLMDVGGTMDEHIARVEELFSATKTEFKHLEFYYFHNCVYDFMWKNNRRRFAEKFETWDIIRKYNKDYKLIFVGDATMSPYEILQPGGSVEYNNEEAGAEWLQRLIHAFPKFAWINPEPQGVWQYRQSISVVQQIMHNRMYPLTLKGLEEAMRHLTK